GAAAGCCTGGAGAAATACGTGCACACATGACACCATGTCCTTTGCGAAGACGTCTGTGGagctggaaaccctcattctcggcaaactaacacaggaacggaaagccaaacaccgcatgttctcactcctaagtgggagctgaaagatgagaacacatgggcacagggacaACAATATCACACACCAGCACCTCTCAGGGTAAGTAGtgggaggaagagcatcaggagcCATAGCTAAATCGTGGTggccttaatacctaggtgatggtttGGCAGCTGCACCAAACCGCCGTGACACActtttacctatgtaaccaagCTGCACACATGTCCGTGTTCCCCAGAgcttaaaatacattcttttttagatggggtttcagccTTGCTGCCCAGgcggagtgcagtgctgtgatctcggctcacctcaacgtCCTCCTCcaaggtttcaagtgattctcctgcctcagccttccgagtacctgggatttcaggcatgcaccaccacgcctggccaattttctgtttttagtagagattgggtttctccgtgttggtcagtctGGCCTCGAACTACAGATCTCGGCTGAtctacacaccttggcctcccaaagtgttgggattgaaGGTGTGGGCAGCACACTGGCCAAAGTAATATTTTCCAAAAGTTTACATAGCACCAAGAAAAGATGTCTGATTGTTTTTATTAGACCGATGGTACAGTTGAGCACTTTCTCTGATAAGACATTATGACTTCGGGACCCATGTGAAATCACTAGACTGAATTGCAAGCAGGAGTCGAAGAAGGCCAGTCAGCTGCATTCACTTTGAGGGGTGGCCAATATGCCTGAGGCACCAGGCCCTGGCACTCCCGTCCACAGGGACAGTTGCTGGTTTACTCTCTTCCCTGGGGCAAGGTCTTCCCCTACCACCACTTTACAACAGACCAATCCCAAAACAAGTCCTGGGATTTACTTATGATCTTCTCGTTACGTAGCTCCCTCCTAGAAAAATCATGGCAAGACCCTTTCCTCACTTTTTTCTCAGGCACTAAGGTTGGGGCAAGACCCTTCGTGATGTCCTGGTAACAGGCAAGTCCCTAGACATTTCCCAGTCTGAGCTGCCCTGAGTGTACACACCAATCTGCTGCCGACTCCCACCGTCGGGCTACTCTATTGTGCAGGAGTGTCCTTTGACCAGCACAGGGAAGCATAGAGGACAGCTTGAGGGAGCCAAAGAGTTCCCGCTGTTTACAGAGTAAGTTGCTGAGAAAACCCGTTTCTCCTGCCTTGGTGGGTCATGGGGACAGCAGTCAGAGGAGGCCAACGCTCTCACTCAGGAGCCTCAGCTGTCTGCATGGGAACAGGGGCAAAACTGGGCTATGGATTTTCAAAGCTCAACTGCTGATACCCAGCAGGAGGTCCGTAATGCATATGGAAGGCAGCACAAAAACTGCAAGAACTTTGACTGTTCAAACCCTCTTCCCTGAGACAGCACAGCTCTTCTCACAGAAGCTGTGGTGACCAGAGTCCGTACGGCACAGGAACCTTAGCACTCCCTTAGTGCCTCGCCAACGCGGATGCTCCTGTTGGAACTGTTTTATCTGAGATCGGAGAAGCAAGTTCTGGACCCACCACTGAAATCCCCCTCCCCCTCTGCGGCAGAGACAACTCCTTGTCCTGTGCGTGGACGCAGATGTTCCTGGCTACCAGTCACTCACTCCGGAATGAAGGCTGTTATGTTTTGTCCTCCTGCGTGAGGCCTGTAACACATGATCTGCCACTTCGGGTTCCTTCTCTTTACATTATTAACCTTCTGCAAAGTacgctggaaaaaaaaaagcatgcccaCAGAAAGTAAAAGGGCCCTGGGCTCCAGAAACAATATACAGTGCCCTGCATTAGCGAGAAGAGATCCTCACTATACTTGGCAAGGAACAAAATGCACCCGCAATGTGTTAGTTACAAACAATATTGACTCCTGACCTAATAATCTTGGAGAAAAGCTTAATCCATCTGAAGATGTAAACATCAACAACACTGTCCATATCCTGGGTCATCAAGGGACAGAGAGTCCATGCATGGACCCGCTGGCATTCTTGTATTTCATGGATCCACCCCCATTACCCTCACCTCTGCATGTCTGTGTTTTCCCTTAGTCATctatgctggaaaaaaaaaaaaaaaaacaaacagaaattaaaaagagaaaggcatATCCCAAATGCCTTCCCACATGCGTCTGTATCCTTTCTCACAGTCCCTACACACACCTCACATGCGCATTTCTTACCATGTTGCTGGGACCCGAGAGGATGATTGTCCCAGAAAATCACCAGAGAGGTGATTATGCATTCACcaataaaacaagaacatgtgaaCTCAACGCACAAGTGAACTTCAAGATTCCCATCATCCTTGTCTAGCTTAATGTGTCTTATGATACCCCAAACAAAGGACTGTGGAGGTACCTCCGCCCAGCAAACTGGGCCCTGGATATCTTGGTGCGCACTATCCCCTTTCCTTGAACCACTGCTGCTTTTGCAGCACAAAGCAAGCCTCCAACTGcacttcctttgctttcttttgcctctCCAACTCTGGCTTCTAGGAAGAATCCCAAAATGCGCCACACCCAGTCACTCTATAACTTTAGCGGCCCGTCTCCACTGCAGATGATGCAGAGAATGAAACACATGGAATCCactgggtacacacacacacacacacacacacacacacacagacccacacaacCCTCCCCCCCcgcccacagacacacacacacaagagtcACACGTCCTTGACAGTGTTTATTTTCACTCCATGAAATCCAAGTTTACCCCCTCTTCCTATCTGCATTTTTCTATGACAGGATCTGTCTTTCTTTTGCTTCCTGTGCATAAGACCATGTTGAGTACTGACATCCTGAATAATGTAGTAACTTTTCGGGAGTTCTGCCGTTTCAGGTGAAGTCCGACGCACCATCATATTCAACCCGAAAAATGGGAGTCCCCTAAAGAAACACAACTGCGTGTCAAAATGCATTTCCTCTGAGCAATAgttttaaatgctttaattttaGGGCCCGCCCAGAAAAGACTACCCCTTCCCCGTTTGTGATCTCCTAAACTTCCTCCTACCATATGTTACCAGCTGTTCTCTGTCATACCTGCCCCACTGCCAGCATTTTCTCCCTGTGACGGAAGTCAGCTAACAACAGTGACTGGGTGTGGCGCAATCTGGGATTCTTCCAAGAGGACAGAGTTGGagaggcaaaagaaagcaaagacagTGCAGCTGGAGGCTTGCTTTGTGCTGCAGAAGCAGCAGTGGTTCAAGGAAAGGGGATAATGTGCACTAAGATATCCAGGGCCCAGTGTGCTGGGATGAGGTACCTCCACAGTCCTTTGTTTGGGGTATCATAAGACACATTAAGCACATTAAGCTAGACAAGGATGATGGAAATCTTGACGTTCACTTATGCGTTGAGTTCACATGTTCTTCTTTTATAGGTGAATGCATAATCACCTCTCTGGTGATTTTCTGGGACAGTAAGAGCACACAGAAATCTGATCGGGCTATAGTATAAGAACAGCAGTCTAAACAGTCATTGTGGTTTGTGGCAAGGAGGCATATCCAGGGAGCCCAATCTTAAGGGGCTGGTAGGATGACTGCCAGTGGGGTTGGCAGCCATGGAAACAAGTGCCACAAATTGAAGGTAATGATTCAGCTTCACTTCTCAGTGAGTCTGGACAGCGACTATGCTTGGCTGGGCTTAAGACTCCCCAGCTCTAACCTGCCTTGCAGTGCCGTCTCTGATGTGCCTCTTTGAGCCCAAATGCCCTGGATGTACTGGATTCTGTcactctctgtctccctgtcgAGGTATTCCTACGTGTATGAAAGGAGCCTCAATTTCTACATTTCCGAATGCAGCGTCCAGGCTCCCTGCATACAGGCATGTCCACCTTCCTCATCCTGAGGATCAGTCAGCTCTAGCTCCAACTGAACGGCTTACCTGAAATCTCTGTTCCCTCTTCGGGTGGCCTGGTCCTCGTGTAGTATTGCAGGGGATTGCGCCACAGGTCCTTACTTAGGATCTATCACAGGAATCAATTGGGAAAGGCCTCATCAGGGCTGAGACTGGTGAGCCAAGCAGCTGGGAACACACCGGGGTCATTCCTGATGTTTTCCAGCGAGGACCCACCTCAGCGATCCTGTTAGATCCTGCGAAGTTGTGGTCAGAAAACCAGTTGAAGAAGTTAAGGCTGCTGTTCTGGTGTCTGCGGCGGTAGGCCACACGTTCATAACGCTGATGCCACTGAACTGGAGTGGAATGAGAAGGCCTGTATTCTACAGAGAGGGGATTTTGTGGGAAGTGGGCTGGATCACGTTGGCaatgatccatccacctacccaccacCTTCCTTCCACTGCCCCTCCTGGGAGCCACCAGTCACCTGTGAGGTTCACGAGATACTCCTTGGTAACCACGTTATTCTGGAAGTAGGGGTTGCTCCGAAAGAACAACATGATCTTGCAGACGTGAATAGGTTGCTTTGTTTCTTTCACCTGTCAGGACAAAGTGGAGAAAGCTTACGTATCTTTCCAGGTGAGGTGCCCACTGTTGCTGACAGCAAGGAGttgcttcccttccccctccccactaAACCTTCTAGCCTCAGTCCTCGTGGCCTCACCTCCAAGTTGATCATGTAGCTAAGCATGCGTACATCTTGGTCAGTGATCAGGGCTGACATCTGGGGGTGGTTTGCAATCTGAATTAGGTCAAAGAGCCTTTACAGGGATGGAAGGAAGAGGTACAAGCAACAGGGAAGCAGGTCTAAGAGCCAGAAGGAACACGGAAGAAGCTCTAAGGCTGGGGTACGGGATTTCTGAGATCTGCTTCAGTGTGTGACCTTcatttccccaccccctgcccggAATTAAGGCCTCGTGGGTTCTCGGAGCGTGTATAATTCTGAGGCTGACTGGGGCAATCTGCAGAGGGCTGCTGGCGTCTCAGGAGGGGCAGAGCCAGCTTATACCCGAAAATGTCCTGTCCCAGATCTGACTGGCAAGGGGGAGCGATCACACTCCCTTATCAGTAGCTTGATTCTCCGAAAAAGAAACTCTGCTGGGGAGAACTCGCTTCTGCTCTTCAAAAGGATGACTCAACCACCTGCTGCTCGGCATCTCGAAGGGTTTCTGTGCCGCCCGCAGGCAGGAAAACAGTACCTGCGACCGCTCCGGCCTTCTAAAGCCAGACTTTCACGCCGCAACTCGCATCTCGCAACTCACCGTTGTTTCCAGAATAGACATATCCATGCTGAGCTGCCCCTAAGTTATTTACAGTTCCCCTAGAGCATCTTTCAACCGGACGAACAGAAAAAGTGCTGAAAAGGATACGACATTGGCCCAGAAGCCGGGGATGCCCCGGATGATGGCGCCTCTGCGATCCAGGTGGGGCTTGCGCCTGCGCTCCAGCTTTTCCCTCTGCTGAGAAAAGGCCCTCCTGGCTCGGGCGTTAACAGGCTCCAGCTCCACCTGAACAGCCCGGAGCTCGTCCAGTGCGGACTCTGGCGTCAGGGGCCCAGGCCCCGGCTGTGCCCCTTTGTCCTGCCGCTCCCGCTCGACATCGGCTTCCTCCTCGGCCGCCGCTTCCACTTCCGCCATTATGTCGTCCTCCACCACCAgcaccgcctcctcctcctcctccctcaaggCGTCCTacttgctctgcttcccttactGGAGCCTGCGGGTGGCTTGGCGGACGCCCAGGGCGCATGCGCGGGACTTCCAGGCGCCGCCGGGCCCCCCGCCGCCAACCCGTTACTCTGCCGCGCTTACGGGAGCCTGGGCGTGGCTTGGCGGACCCCCAGCGCGCATGCGCAGGACTTTCCGGGCGAACCCGTGGCCAACTGCCTCCAAATGGGTGGCCGAGCTGGAAGCAGGCTGTAGGCCTCTCCCGGCGGCCAGTCAGTGCCAGGGCGGTGGGCGTGTCCATGGAAGCCACGCCCCCGGCTGGGCCTGCAGCCGCAGCCTCCTCGGGTAAGCCTGGGTGAGAAGCCCTGGGAGCTCGCGGCAGGCGGCGGTGTGTGCGGGCACACGCGGGCTGCCCGCCCTTTGGAATTGTGGGCATGGAAGCCCTGTGCCCTAACTGCCATCATGAGTGTGGCAGGCCATTGATCCACAGGGAACACATGAAGCATCTCAGTTCGTTCGGCAGGCCAGGTAGATGGTACTGAGTATTCCAAGATCCAAGAtcgagaggagagagagaggcaccAGCGCTGGCTGCTGGGGCGAGGGCTGCGGAGAGGCTTGAGGAAGTGGGGCGGGGCAGGCGCCTGGAAGGAAAGTTGCCTAATATCTTGCTGGAGTGGAATTTGTCTGCTCCAGAGGTGGAAACTCTCGCTCGGACTCCTGCAGGTCTAGGCGCATACAGGCTCCGAGTACCTTGCTTCCTCCCTGAGGATGCTGGACTCGCAGGAGCATTCCAAAGCACCTGGCGTCCAGTGCCCTGGACACACCTTGTGGACCCAGAGGCTACCGCAAGCGCAGCAGCGGCCGTGGTACCTGCTGGCTGGGCTCTGTAAGACCAGGGCCTCCGCCTCCTGCTCCTGGGCCCCGGTTGGGGACCTGGCTCCTGTTGGGGACCTGGGCCCCACGGCAAGTGCCTAGGGCAGCCAGCCGGGTGGGGCTCCCCAGGAACCCTGGGTCCAGGTAGGCACGGCACGGGGTTCTCAGCAGGGGAGTCTAGGGCTGCCGGGGTCTTGGGGAGGACGCCGCAGGGCATGGTCTGTGAGCGCCCCCAGGAGGGGCCGAGTTCAGGCTGGAGGCTCTGCAAGGGTGGGCGGCTGGGGCGAGGAGCTAGGAGGCAGCCGTGCGGGAGGAGGCAGTGCTGGTGGTGGACGACGTGGTGGTGGACGACGTAATGGTGGACGTGGACGCGGTGGCCGAGGAGGGGGCTAACACCGAGGAGCGGCAGCAGGTGGACCAGCGGGCCCAGCCTAGCCCTGGCCCCAGCAAGCACTGGCTGGCAACGGACTCGCCGGAGGTCCTTCAATCGGAGCTGGGCTCCGTTAATGCCCCAGATGGCAGGGCATCTCCGGCTTCTGGGGAGACCCATATCCTTGCAGGTTTCAAGACTCGGGTTCCTGGGACACGGGGCTGCCCTCCTCTGCAAGGCAGGCACCAGCTCCCCAGACACGCTCTCCTCCCTTTTGCTGGCCCTGCCCCCAAAGGGGTGTCGTAGGCCCCTTTGGGAGCATAGATAACCTCCGCCGCACCCACGAGAGCCCCTTGGGGAGCACCAGGCACAGCCCTGCAGCCCCTTCTACCCTCAGCGGTTTCCTCATGGGGAGTCATCCACCCCTCAGGGAGTTCGGGAGAGGAGAACACCATACAGCCAGAGAGCATCAGACCCTGTTCAGCAGCCAGCACACGAGGGCCTCGTGCGGCTCCGGAATCCTGAGGAAGCAGCCGCCTCATACCACCCAGCCCGCCCCCTAACCTCCTGACCACTTCTTCCGTGGGTGGCCCCTGGACAGCGTAGGCTTTCTCGGCCTCGTTCCACCCACGCCCAAGTCCACCACAGCCGTGAAGTGCCCCCACGCCGGACACAGTCAGAGGACCACCAAGAAAGGGTGCCAGGCCCAAGGTCTGCCGGAGACCCCTGCCCCACACTCTCTGCCCTCTTGCAGAGTTCCACTGTGTTTTATGGGACATTCACTCAATCATCTGGAGGCTCTTTGAGCAGAGGCAGATTGTGCAGCACAGCCAGATATTTCCCCCCCAGATCGCAAGCCACCATACAGTCTGGCTTACTTGCTTAGCTACATGATGGATTTGCAGGTCAGGCTGGGAAGCCTAGGTCTGGGGGAGAGGTCAGGACTCAGGGGTCGGCCTGGATCCGGGTGCGGGGGTGGGGTTTCTGGGGGGAGGGGCGAGCTGGGTGGAGGAAATGCCTGCTTCTCTCCAGCAGCTGGCAGGCCGCTTCAGCCCAGGTAGCTGAAATGGTCTCTTTGTGGCCCTACTCCTTCTCCCTTCGTCACCAGGCAGGTGGAGGAACTCAGCCATCCCAGGTACCAGCAGCAGGATGAAGTTCTCCTTTCCTCACAACCTTTACTTCGTCCGTGCGGTGATCATTAAGGAGTATCCCCTTGGTGTCCTAGGTAAGTAGTGCCTCCAGGCTCCCCAGGGGAAGTGGTGCGTGAGAGGCTAGGCCTGGCATGAGCCTTCCCCACTCCCCTCTCTCCAGGATACAGGGTGGTtgattccactgcactccagtggctCTAGGTTCATGAAGGTGAAGCCCCCATCTGCAGGCAGGCGGGACACCAACAACCTGAGCTTCTTCAGCTGCTTGGCTGATAATATGATAATATAGGGAAATAGACTCAAGAAAAGTTTTGAGTGACCTGCAGATTCCTTTAGAGTACTTACTTGtacatttttaacttctttccCCTGTGGCTCTGTTTATTATTTGTgatgtatatttgttttcttacttgcCTCTTGTGGAATGTTTGtttcaaaggatttttttaaaattttcctgttgGATATGTGAGTTTGCCTGTGAGCACTTTTTCGTGAACAGAATATgaacttatgtttattttttcagatggagtctcactctgttgctcaggctggctggagtgtagtggtgtgatctcagctcactgcaacgtccccctcccagcttcaagcaattcccctgcctcagcccgctgaggagctgggattacgggtgcgtgccaccatgcccagctaatttttgtcattttagtcaagatggggtttcactatgtttggcaggctggtctcgaacccctgacctcaagtgatccacccacctgggcctcccaaaatgccgggatttaaaggcatgagccaccatgcccggcctcatttgtttgtttacGTATTTTAACTCTTGTTCTGTATTCTTCACGTACACATATTGTAGAGTGATTGTAATATTTTATCTATTGACTCACTACTTTAGTAGGATTTGAAAAGCAATGTTTTCATTCACTGAATACAGTGCTGCAAATAGGTTGAACCTTGCTTGGGTAGCACTGtcattctttccttcataaattctTCAGGAACTCTGATACTATTTTCCCCCACCTGAGGAGAACGTGCAGATATGAAAATTCGTGTGAGTGAGTAGGTGTgaaaatataatctgaaagaccAGTGAAGTTCAGAAGTACAATTTCGcagtgtttgcatttttaattcaCATCGTTTTGAAAACGCTATTtgcagagaaatgaaatcctGTATTCACGTTCATGTTAAAGACACACTCGTGAATCGTTTTCaagaatgaaatggaaacaatccAAGGCCATGCGTTAGTTTAGGAAGTAATAACACGGCAGTTGTTATGAAGAAACaccatatttattgaatgtatgTTTAGAGAGATTTTAGAAGGCTTAAGTcaatattttagcttttgttgctcTGGGGTTTTATCAGACTGTGACCAGACTGTAGCGTGACTAGTTATAGTCGCTAGGCTACCAAAGTCTCTGGGCTGCAGTAATTATTGCTGAAGAAAGTGGCAATGAGTTTGGCTGTTTAAGGAGAGTAGATGAATGAGCAGTTTCTACCCGAGGCCTGGCTTACTGGGTGGCCTTCTTTTGCTGACGTAGATAAGATCCAGGGAGCTGTGGACTCACTATAGTAGCTAGGGCTTTGAGACTGGCGAAGCCTATTTGCCTCCAACTGCCATAGCCAGTTATTGGCCTGCACATAATGGCACTTCCTGGACTCACCGACTCCTGTGAATTCAAACACAGAATTTGGATTTAAACTCTATCCCAACTTCTAAAACTTAGATTTAAATTTAAGTGGATAATAAGGATCTATTCAGAAGAAAGGGAGACATCAGTTAAGTGCATAGGTAAATTATCCTGATCAAATACATTCAAAAATATCACTGACAACTAATCCTTAAAACGTTATTTTCACTAGGGAAACGGAAAATGTTAAGCTCACCTTAAGCTCTGAGGTATAAAGATAGAATTATTAGAATAAGGgaattatgtaaaatatctattttgtttGAAGAGCAGCATACTAGTGATTTAGCATGGCTAGAGATTAACAACCCATGTAAGAAAACTCAGATATTAACAAAGGTTTTTTTCAGAAAGTTTGTTCTGTaattaaagaatttgaaaatttattccTACTGATCAATGATTCATTTGTACTTCTCATTTAGGCATAGGCTCTATATCCATTTATACAGAAACAAAGTGATAGTTTCTAAcctgttaaaagacaaaaagaatgacCGCATACCACATTTGCATCAGAGTCTTTGGCCTGAGTGATGAAGCAAAGGACAGAACTGCCTATGTCAGGGTACAGATGGGCACAACTTGAAGCTTCCATCACTTGCATCTTTAACATCCTGGACTCTCATCGGTCTCTCCTAGAAAGACAAATGGACTATAACTATCCCAAAGAACATACGTTACATGTAAACACTAAGCATTGAGATGAGACCACGATTTGTCTTATTCCTAATGTCCTGTAAACACATTTGCATCTGTAACTTATACAAAgaaattcagtttattttatcattattattttatacccTACATTaatgtatttcattctttttctagtcttttttttttttttttttgagattgagtactgctctgtcacccaagctggagtgcagtggcgtgatctcagctcactgcaacctccacttcctgggttcaaacaattctcctgccttaaccttctgagtagcggagattacaggaacacaccaccgtacctgactaattttgtatttttagtagagatgggttttcccccatgttggtcagactggtctcgaacttttgaccttaggggatccacccgcctcaccctcccaaattgttggcaccacgcctggcattttttcttgcttttttttgagataagttctTGCTTTtacacccaggttggagtggattggcatagtcttggctcactgcagccttgacctcctgggtgcaagctatccacctgcctcagcttcccacatagCCACATAGCTGTGCAACATCATCCCTGATTATTTTCCTTAGGTGAAGTCTTCCTATATCTCCCAAgatggtatcaaactcctgggctgaaaggCTCCTCCTAGTTAAATCTGCCACAGTGCTGGAACTATCCATAGCTCAGCCACTGCGGACAGCCTACTCACATTTTCATCGCTTTATAGATGCCACTCTTCAAAATTAACAAGTCAAGTTTAAATTATGCAATTTGAAATTCCGAGTGAAGTTCCACTTCATTTTCATgtaaaggtaaaaagaaacaaaataacaaaactccTGTTTTTCCTTTGTCCAAAAGTTGGCCGAGTTGGGAATCAAATCATCTCTACTTTGGTTTATAAAACTTGACTGTACAGAGAaagattttcatataatttttttcagatctgAATTCCTGTGACGTTATCATCACTATCATCGTcctataaaacatatacaaatttcCTAGTGGGTATCTGATGAGGATTAAATGCATTATAGTTAATAATGAATACAGTTGTACTCATAGTTATTCTCTGAACCATAATATTAAGAATATGAACCTCATGTCTTTGAGCTACTACCCTAATGAGAAAAGTAACCGCTGACCTGGAATAAGATTTCGTGGCCCAGCGAGCCAGCATTCTGCACCATTCAGGTTCTTCAGATAGCCCAAGGGTGCTAAGAGCTGAGTGGGAGTCTGGACCTCTTGAAGGAGAAGTAATGCCAGGTCATTCCTTGCTGCCCCACTCCCCATCCGGAATCTCTCATGCAGTTAAATGGTAGACACCTTAACAAGTCTCAGGGATGCTCCTGGGTACCTCAGGCCCAGTGTCACAGCAGTGCCTTCAAGATTCCTGTGTATGTAGGCAAAGGTAATTAAAGTACATCCACTGGAAAACCTGAACCCTTCAAGACGACACCAGGATTTCCAGCATATATTTTTAGCCATGATACAGTAGGCAGGTTCCGAGTTCATCAGAGAAATCGGAAGTTTATGAATGGAGAGTCCACACACAATGGGATTGCAGAGGAATTAACCAACAGAAGTACCAATTAGCCAAACACAGAGAGGCAATTTATTTTTAGCCTAAAACAAGAAAGTTTTCTGTGTAAGTGAGATGGACCACTTGAACCAGGGCCGGGGCTTGTGAgatttttctcagaaaaacaatCAAGAAAGAGTTTTATTATTTCCACATTTCGATGTGAAAAAAGCCCGCGAGGTCGTGTGAATCAGATGAAGTTCAAGTAAGCACTCATGTACAAATAGCAGTTTCGCACTACGGAAGTTAATTTGCACGGAGAATCCTTCAGCAATATAATTAAGGGATAATGAATTATAGGGTATAGGAAGAGGCGCACAAACCTACATGTTCCGGACACAGTGGGCAGCTGTGAGAACCCAAGAGCTACTAATTGTGGAACCACTGCAGATCTGACTGCCACAGCTGATGATCACAGCCTGCCAAGGCATGGCATATCACAGAGAAATGTGATTTGCCAAAACTGAGGGGAAAAATAAGCACAGTTAATCTGTagaccattttttaaagttttccatcCCTCCTTGTaggaattcactcagggtggtggcaCAAATACTAAgcgaaaatatttagagaaagttATTGAATAGTGTCGCAAACCCCTTTGGAAGACctaagggtttttcttttttctgtagtttttggCTGAAAGCAgcctaaattcttttaaaatttatttaataagcaaAGCAAATAGCTAAGGTTTAATGGGGCAGTTTAGTTAATatcttgtttactcatgtggttttAAAAGTAACTTCTGAGCTGGATGGCCCTCTCAAGGAGAGGTCGACCAGGAAGATTACCATGTAATGCTGTTTACTGTGGGCATCAAAACCTGCACTTTTAACATATGGTGGTGTTGACTCAAgtttaatttgtcaattaaactttactaacTAAAAGTGAGTCTCACTGGCTGGTGGGAGTGTGGGGCGACAGTTGCAACTGTTATAGTGCTCTCCAGGGAGTCTTTAAGAGGCCATGGACCCTTAGCCAAACTGGCAAGACATAATATCTATGTGTCAGTATACTTCAGTCATCCATGGCTGAGTCAGGTCAGCAGGACAGACCCCGCGGATGGTAACCCCAACAGTAGTGCACAAATATCGGGCAACTCTGACACCTCCTATTTCTGCAAAACCAGGTAAGCATCTTTAAATATGACTAGCAAAAAACGAATGTCTGCCTATTTTTGGTTAGTgcatatttcttgaaaaaaaaagtgttcctcttACTCTTTTTCCa
This genomic interval from Callithrix jacchus isolate 240 chromosome Y, calJac240_pri, whole genome shotgun sequence contains the following:
- the LOC144581329 gene encoding testis-specific Y-encoded protein 3-like isoform X2 — its product is MAEVEAAAEEEADVERERQDKGAQPGPGPLTPESALDELRAVQVELEPVNARARRAFSQQREKLERRRKPHLDRRGAIIRGIPGFWANVIANHPQMSALITDQDVRMLSYMINLEVKETKQPIHVCKIMLFFRSNPYFQNNVVTKEYLVNLTVQWHQRYERVAYRRRHQNSSLNFFNWFSDHNFAGSNRIAEILSKDLWRNPLQYYTRTRPPEEGTEISGDSHFSG
- the LOC144581329 gene encoding testis-specific Y-encoded protein 3-like isoform X1, whose translation is MAEVEAAAEEEADVERERQDKGAQPGPGPLTPESALDELRAVQVELEPVNARARRAFSQQREKLERRRKPHLDRRGAIIRGIPGFWANVIANHPQMSALITDQDVRMLSYMINLEVKETKQPIHVCKIMLFFRSNPYFQNNVVTKEYLVNLTEYRPSHSTPVQWHQRYERVAYRRRHQNSSLNFFNWFSDHNFAGSNRIAEILSKDLWRNPLQYYTRTRPPEEGTEISGDSHFSG